The following are encoded together in the Cryptococcus neoformans var. neoformans JEC21 chromosome 9 sequence genome:
- a CDS encoding polysaccharide synthase, putative, protein MLYLTADKFPVFVPFGVIGFYRYLWYIIRLLARATYRPIPLPENPTYVAHEDVTIIVPTIDAGEEFKDAAKSWLAGNPKEIIIVTEAKMEGPLQDLANQVDPERIRVLTVPAANKRLQMSHGIRNTTTDIIVFADDDAIWPETLLPYVLACFEDQQIGGVGTSQRVKAVNSRMTVWEVLAAFRLTIRNIEIASSTHIDGGIPCLSGRTAAYRTIILKDPDFLHGFTNDFWLGKYHLNSGDDKFLTRWMVSHGWNTYVQVCKEAELLSTMKPNWRFLLQVLRWTRNTWRSDFRSIFTERYVWTKHPYVAYTMIDKFINPLTLLVGPCLVIYLIVKSTKDVLDGGYHLAAWDIVVSYLVWLMCTRTLKLLPHLWNNPKHIIYVPAFIAFGYYFAIMKLYALFTLHETGWGTRAGIGNITEATMAAEKENEASNFARQQQPDFQYPAARRKA, encoded by the exons ATGTTATATCTCACAGCAGACAAATTCCCAGTCT TCGTGCCATTTGGTGTTATTGG ATTCTACCGATACCTCTGGTACATCATCCGTCTTCTAGCTAGGGCAACATACCGTCCCATTCCATTACCCGAAAACCCCACCTATGTTGCACATGAAGATGTAACAATCATCGTCCCCACCATTGACGCCGGTGAAGAGTTTAAGG ATGCTGCCAAGTCATGGCTTGCTGGTAACCCCAAGGAAATCATCATTGTTACCGAAGCCAAGATGGAAGGCCCCCTGCAAGACCTTGCAAACCAAGTCGATCCCGAGCGTATCCGTGTCCTTACCGTCCCTGCCGCCAACAAACGTCTCCAAATGTCCCACGGCATTCGTAACACCACCACAGATATCATTGTCTTTGCCGATGACGATGCTATCTGGCCGGAGACTTTGTTGCCCTATGTTCTTGCTTGTTTCGAGGATCAGCAAATTGGAGGCGTTGGGACAAGTCAGCGAGTTAAGGCAGTCAATTCACGGATGACTGTTTGGGAAGTCCTTGCCGCGTTTCGATTGACCATTCGAAACATTGAGATTGCCTCTTCTACACACATTGACGGTGGTATCCCATGTCTTTCTGGCCGAACGGCTGCCTACCGTActatcatcctcaaagaTCCCGATTTCCTCCACGGTTTCACCAATGACTTCTGGCTTGGCAAATACCACCTTAACTCTGGCGATGACAAGTTCCTCACTCGATGGATGGTGTCTCACGGCTGGAACACCTACGTCCAAGTCTGCAAAGAAGCTGAACTGCTTTCTACTATGAAGCCCAATTGGCGTTTCCTTTTGCAAGTCCTGAGATGGACTCGGAACACTTGGCGATCCGATTTCCGATCAATCTTCACTGAGCGATATGTCTGGACAAAGCACCCCTATGTTGCCTACACTATGATTGACAAGTTTATCaaccccctaacccttCTCGTCGGACCTTGTCTGGTCATCTATTTGATCGTCAAGAGTACAAAAGACGTTTTGGACGGTGGCTACCATCTTGCAGCTTGGGATATTGTCGTTTCT TATCTCGTCTGGCTGATGTGCACAAGAACGCTCAAGCTCTTACCACATTTGTGGAACAACCCTAAACACATCATCTACGTCCCCGCTTTCATTGCCTTTGGTTACTACTT TGCGATCATGAAACTGTACGCATTGTTTACTTTGCATGAAACTGGATGGGGTACTCGTGCTGGTATCGGAAATA TTACCGAGGCTACTATGGCGGCCGAAAAAGAGAACGAGGCCTCCAATTTTGCACGACAACAACAGCCAGACTTTCAATATCCAGCTGCGCGCAGAAAGGCATGA